From a region of the Basfia succiniciproducens genome:
- a CDS encoding nucleobase:cation symporter-2 family protein, with the protein MNNNLLYSVEDKPPFGLSLLLAAQHLLAALGGIIAVPLVIGNVLKLPTEDTITLVNAALLISGVVTIIQCRGIGPIGIRLPSVMGTSFTFVAAALAIGFSEYGVAGIMGASLVGSLVMIIGSFFMPYIRKLFPPVVTGTVVMMIGLSLIPVAVDWFAGGQVGDENYATPENLLMATFVLVIVVALVQWGKGIFSAAAIVIGMMTGYVVALCLGWVSFDGVNNAQTFAVPQPLHFGLAFPISGIIGMSIAYLVTIVESSGNFLALGNATQTEITGKHLRGGVLCDGLGSALAAIMSTTPFSSFSQNIGVISLTGVASRHVVALTGVLLALAGLFPVFGALIVSIPLPVLGGAGLMMFAMIIAAGIQMLDNIPRSKRNGLIIAISIGCGLAVTTRPELLDKLPHFFKEVLGSGITVGSLLALILNLILPEDKIPENH; encoded by the coding sequence ATGAACAATAATTTACTTTATTCGGTGGAAGACAAACCGCCCTTCGGTTTGAGTCTGTTACTTGCGGCGCAACATTTACTGGCGGCGCTCGGCGGTATTATAGCGGTGCCTTTGGTAATCGGTAACGTATTAAAATTGCCGACGGAAGATACCATTACGCTGGTTAACGCCGCGTTGTTAATTTCCGGTGTGGTGACAATTATTCAATGTCGCGGTATCGGACCTATCGGAATTCGTTTACCAAGCGTGATGGGAACAAGTTTTACCTTTGTTGCCGCCGCTTTAGCCATCGGTTTTAGCGAATACGGCGTTGCCGGCATTATGGGCGCCTCTCTGGTGGGTTCTCTGGTGATGATTATCGGCAGTTTCTTTATGCCCTATATTCGTAAACTTTTCCCGCCTGTCGTAACCGGTACTGTGGTAATGATGATCGGTTTGAGTTTAATTCCGGTCGCCGTTGACTGGTTTGCCGGCGGTCAGGTCGGTGATGAAAATTATGCAACACCGGAAAACCTGCTCATGGCGACATTTGTTTTAGTGATTGTGGTTGCCCTTGTGCAATGGGGAAAAGGTATTTTCTCTGCGGCGGCGATCGTCATCGGTATGATGACCGGTTATGTGGTCGCGCTTTGTTTAGGGTGGGTGAGTTTTGACGGCGTGAATAACGCGCAAACTTTTGCCGTACCGCAACCGCTGCACTTCGGATTAGCCTTCCCGATTTCAGGTATTATCGGTATGTCTATCGCTTATTTGGTGACTATTGTCGAATCAAGCGGTAATTTCTTAGCCCTCGGTAACGCTACGCAAACGGAAATCACCGGCAAACATTTACGCGGCGGCGTGCTTTGCGACGGTTTAGGCTCCGCATTGGCGGCGATTATGTCCACTACTCCGTTCTCCTCGTTTTCACAAAATATCGGTGTAATCTCGTTAACCGGTGTGGCAAGCCGCCATGTGGTTGCATTAACCGGCGTACTACTGGCGTTAGCCGGTTTATTCCCGGTATTCGGGGCGTTAATCGTGTCTATTCCTTTACCTGTTTTAGGCGGCGCCGGGTTGATGATGTTTGCAATGATTATCGCGGCGGGGATTCAGATGTTAGATAATATCCCACGAAGTAAACGCAACGGGCTGATTATCGCCATTTCCATCGGATGCGGCTTAGCGGTGACAACCCGTCCGGAATTGCTTGATAAATTACCGCACTTTTTCAAAGAAGTGTTAGGTTCGGGGATTACCGTAGGTTCGCTATTGGCGCTGATTCTGAACTTAATCCTGCCTGAAGATAAAATACCGGAAAACCACTAG
- the dnaE gene encoding DNA polymerase III subunit alpha, which translates to MPEPRFVHLRVHSDFSMIDGIAKVKPLVKTCVQENMVAMALTDFTNFCGLVKFYGEALGSGIKPIMGADVSVKSDLCGDERFELTLLAKNNAGYKNITLLLSKAYQRGYEDVPYIDQDWLAEYNEGIIVLSGGRKGDVGKKLLKTGAADEVENAVGFYQKYFPDHYYLSLSRTGHNEEETYIKAALKLAEKHNLPVVATNDVVFLKSEDFEAHEIRVAIHDGFTLDDPKRPKLYSDRQYFRSEQEMCELFADIPSALENTLLIAQRCNVTIRLGEYFLPQFPTGELSTEDYLIKRAKDGLEERLKVLFPDEKEREEKRPAYDERLDTELGVINQMGFPGYFLIVMEFIQWSKDNNIPVGPGRGSGAGSLVAYALKITDLDPLEFDLLFERFLNPERVSMPDFDVDFCMDNRDKVIEHVADMYGRGAVSQIITFGTMAAKAVIRDVGRVLGHPYGFVDRISKLIPPDPGMTLAKAFDAEPQLQQIYDSDEEVKALIDMARKLEGVTRNAGKHAGGVVISPTLITDFSPLYCDSEGKHPVTHFDKNDVEYAGLVKFDFLGLRTLTIIKWALDMINARMDREGKPHIDINHIPLDDPESFNLLLKSETTAVFQLESRGMKDLIKRLQPDCFEDIIALVALFRPGPLESGMVRNFIDRKHGREEVAYPDAQYQHECLKPILEPTYGVIVYQEQVMQIAQELAGYTLGGADLLRRAMGKKKPEEMAKQRSVFEKGAIEKGIDGELAMKIFDLVEKFAGYGFNKSHSAAYALVSYQTLWLKTHYPAEFMAAVMTSEMDNTDKIVGLYDECLRMGLTVTPPDINTGKHHFSVNDHGEIVYGIGAIKGVGEGPIEALVSAREKGGIFKDLFDLCARVDLKKINRRTFESLIMSGAFDKLGPHRAALSKNLEDALKASDQHAKDEAAGQADMFGVLTESPEEVEIAYANTPRWSEKQILDGERETLGLYLSSHPISRYLKELSHYSPNRLKDLVPNIRGQVSTASGLVVASRFAVTKKGNRLGIATLDDRSGRLDITLFAEALEKFGEKLQKDSVVVVSGQVSFDDFTQGLRMSVRDLMTLDEARSRYAKSLAISLSQQQITPQFLKRFKSVIEPYSGGTMPINVYYQSPQGRALLKLGIQWYIKPTDELLSELVNMLGESAVELEFE; encoded by the coding sequence ATGCCAGAACCTCGTTTTGTCCATTTGCGTGTACATAGTGATTTTTCCATGATTGACGGAATAGCCAAAGTAAAACCTTTGGTGAAAACCTGTGTGCAGGAAAATATGGTGGCAATGGCACTTACGGATTTTACTAACTTCTGCGGTTTAGTAAAGTTTTACGGTGAGGCGTTAGGTTCCGGTATCAAGCCGATTATGGGTGCCGATGTGTCGGTGAAAAGCGATCTTTGCGGTGACGAGCGTTTTGAATTGACTTTATTGGCGAAAAATAATGCAGGCTATAAAAATATTACCTTATTGCTTTCTAAAGCCTATCAACGCGGTTATGAGGATGTGCCTTATATCGATCAGGATTGGTTGGCGGAATATAACGAAGGAATTATTGTTCTTTCCGGCGGTCGCAAAGGGGATGTAGGCAAAAAATTATTAAAAACCGGTGCCGCCGATGAAGTGGAAAATGCGGTCGGCTTTTATCAAAAATATTTCCCCGATCATTATTATCTAAGCCTCAGCCGCACCGGTCATAACGAAGAAGAAACATATATTAAAGCGGCGCTTAAGTTGGCCGAAAAACATAATTTACCCGTTGTCGCCACTAATGACGTAGTATTTTTAAAATCGGAGGATTTTGAAGCCCATGAAATCAGGGTAGCGATTCACGACGGTTTTACTCTAGATGATCCGAAACGCCCGAAACTTTATAGCGACCGGCAATATTTCCGTTCCGAACAGGAAATGTGTGAGCTTTTTGCCGATATTCCTTCCGCTCTGGAAAATACTTTATTGATTGCACAGCGTTGCAATGTGACCATCCGTTTGGGCGAATATTTCTTGCCTCAGTTCCCAACCGGCGAGTTGAGTACCGAAGATTATTTGATCAAGCGCGCTAAAGACGGCTTGGAAGAGCGTTTAAAGGTACTATTCCCCGATGAAAAAGAACGTGAGGAAAAGCGTCCCGCTTATGACGAGCGTTTAGATACCGAACTGGGCGTGATTAACCAGATGGGATTCCCCGGCTACTTTTTAATCGTAATGGAATTTATTCAGTGGTCGAAGGATAATAATATTCCGGTAGGGCCGGGGCGCGGTTCCGGTGCGGGATCATTAGTCGCTTACGCACTGAAAATTACGGATTTGGATCCTCTTGAATTCGATTTGCTGTTTGAACGTTTTCTAAATCCGGAACGGGTTTCTATGCCCGACTTCGACGTGGACTTCTGTATGGATAACCGCGATAAAGTGATAGAACATGTGGCGGATATGTACGGACGCGGCGCCGTATCGCAAATTATCACCTTTGGTACCATGGCGGCAAAAGCGGTAATTCGAGATGTAGGGCGGGTCTTAGGGCATCCTTACGGCTTTGTGGATCGTATTTCAAAACTGATTCCGCCGGATCCGGGTATGACTTTAGCTAAAGCTTTTGATGCCGAACCTCAACTGCAGCAGATTTACGATAGCGATGAAGAAGTCAAAGCGCTGATTGATATGGCGCGCAAACTGGAGGGGGTCACGCGTAATGCCGGTAAACATGCCGGCGGAGTGGTGATTTCACCGACTTTAATTACCGATTTCTCTCCTCTTTATTGCGATAGTGAAGGTAAACATCCTGTTACCCATTTTGATAAAAATGACGTGGAATATGCAGGGTTGGTCAAATTCGACTTTTTAGGTTTACGTACGCTTACCATCATTAAATGGGCGCTGGATATGATTAACGCCCGTATGGATCGGGAAGGTAAGCCTCATATTGATATTAACCATATTCCGTTGGATGATCCCGAGTCTTTCAATTTATTGCTGAAATCGGAAACTACGGCGGTGTTCCAGTTGGAATCCCGCGGTATGAAAGACCTGATTAAACGTCTTCAGCCGGACTGTTTTGAGGATATTATCGCGTTGGTGGCTTTATTCCGTCCGGGACCGCTTGAATCCGGCATGGTGCGAAATTTTATCGACCGTAAACATGGACGTGAAGAAGTGGCGTACCCTGATGCACAATATCAGCACGAATGTTTGAAACCGATTTTAGAGCCGACCTACGGCGTTATCGTTTATCAAGAACAGGTTATGCAAATCGCTCAGGAACTGGCCGGCTATACGCTGGGCGGGGCGGACTTATTACGCCGTGCCATGGGTAAGAAGAAACCGGAAGAAATGGCAAAACAACGTTCCGTATTCGAAAAGGGCGCTATCGAAAAAGGCATTGACGGCGAACTTGCCATGAAGATTTTCGACTTGGTGGAAAAATTTGCCGGTTACGGTTTTAATAAATCTCACTCGGCGGCTTACGCTTTGGTTTCATATCAAACCCTATGGCTGAAAACCCATTATCCGGCGGAATTTATGGCGGCGGTAATGACTTCCGAAATGGATAACACCGATAAGATTGTCGGGTTATATGACGAATGTTTGCGCATGGGATTAACCGTTACGCCGCCGGATATCAATACCGGCAAACATCATTTCAGCGTAAATGATCACGGTGAAATCGTCTATGGTATCGGTGCGATTAAAGGCGTGGGCGAAGGTCCGATTGAAGCTCTTGTTTCAGCTCGTGAAAAAGGCGGGATTTTTAAAGATTTGTTTGATCTCTGTGCCCGCGTCGACTTGAAAAAAATTAACCGCCGTACCTTTGAAAGTCTGATTATGTCCGGCGCTTTTGATAAATTAGGACCGCACCGCGCCGCCCTTTCCAAAAATCTGGAAGATGCGCTGAAAGCTTCGGATCAGCATGCAAAAGATGAAGCGGCGGGGCAAGCCGATATGTTCGGCGTATTGACAGAAAGCCCGGAAGAGGTGGAAATCGCTTATGCGAATACGCCTCGCTGGTCGGAAAAACAAATTCTTGACGGCGAGCGGGAAACGCTGGGCTTATATTTGAGCAGCCATCCTATCAGCCGTTATTTGAAAGAATTATCCCATTACAGCCCGAATCGGTTGAAAGATTTAGTCCCGAATATTCGCGGGCAGGTCAGTACCGCCAGTGGCTTGGTGGTGGCTTCCCGTTTTGCGGTAACGAAAAAAGGTAACCGACTTGGTATCGCCACTCTTGACGACCGCTCCGGGCGCTTAGATATTACGCTATTTGCCGAAGCGTTAGAAAAATTCGGAGAGAAATTACAAAAAGACAGTGTTGTTGTGGTGTCCGGTCAGGTGAGTTTTGATGATTTCACTCAAGGTTTACGTATGTCGGTACGAGATTTAATGACCTTAGACGAAGCCCGCAGTCGTTATGCCAAGAGTTTAGCCATTAGTCTGAGTCAGCAACAAATTACGCCGCAGTTTCTCAAACGGTTTAAAAGCGTGATTGAACCTTATAGCGGCGGTACTATGCCGATTAATGTGTATTATCAAAGTCCGCAAGGCAGAGCGTTGTTAAAACTGGGCATTCAATGGTATATCAAACCGACGGACGAGCTATTAAGCGAGCTGGTGAATATGTTGGGTGAAAGTGCGGTAGAACTGGAATTTGAATAA
- a CDS encoding sugar kinase — protein sequence MKKIACVGIAVQDKIYYVDSIPTTGGKFVAKDYKEVGGGPAATAAVAIAKLGANVDFIGRVGDDATGATIIAELKSYGVNTDFIRIYDNARSSQSAILVDNQGERLIINYPSPDLLTETQWLEHIDFSQYDAILCDVRWHEGTEYCLKKAKQLNIPTILDADITPQDISKLVSLVDHAVFSEPGLTKLTNSTETSQALNIAKQLCKGHVYVTKGSKGCFWLEDNKEKHYDAFKVKVVDTTGAGDVFHGAFAYALAHKYTLQQTVEFATAVAALKCTMSGGRQGIPNLQQVKLFLTEQ from the coding sequence ATGAAAAAAATAGCCTGTGTCGGAATTGCCGTTCAAGATAAAATTTATTACGTAGATAGCATTCCGACAACCGGAGGGAAATTTGTCGCTAAAGATTACAAAGAAGTCGGCGGAGGACCGGCGGCAACTGCTGCAGTCGCCATAGCTAAACTCGGCGCCAATGTCGATTTTATCGGGCGGGTTGGCGATGATGCGACGGGTGCTACAATTATTGCCGAATTAAAATCTTATGGAGTCAATACGGATTTTATAAGAATATACGATAACGCCCGTTCATCTCAATCTGCGATTTTGGTTGATAACCAAGGCGAACGTTTAATTATAAACTACCCTAGCCCTGATTTACTTACGGAAACCCAATGGCTGGAACATATTGATTTTTCTCAGTATGATGCAATATTGTGTGATGTAAGATGGCATGAAGGAACGGAATACTGTCTAAAAAAAGCCAAACAATTAAATATACCGACCATCCTTGATGCGGATATCACACCGCAAGATATATCAAAATTAGTCTCTTTAGTCGATCATGCCGTTTTTTCCGAACCGGGCTTAACAAAACTCACTAATTCAACCGAAACCAGCCAAGCGCTCAATATTGCTAAACAACTCTGCAAAGGGCATGTTTATGTAACCAAAGGAAGCAAAGGTTGCTTTTGGCTTGAAGATAATAAGGAAAAACATTACGATGCGTTTAAAGTGAAAGTTGTCGATACGACAGGAGCCGGTGATGTATTCCATGGTGCATTTGCCTATGCTTTAGCACATAAATATACTTTGCAGCAAACTGTTGAATTTGCCACCGCAGTGGCGGCATTAAAATGTACAATGTCCGGTGGCCGACAAGGTATTCCTAATCTACAGCAAGTTAAGTTATTTTTAACGGAACAATAG
- the rarD gene encoding EamA family transporter RarD encodes MSISAKLKGWHYAFACYAIWGTFPIYWYPLNSSAMPADQILAQRIVWSVVFAVFLLIIFKQGRAVLRAFTKPKILAIFFLSSFLIALNWLVYLWAITNHHVLDASLGYFINPLFNVFLGRLVFKERLNKPQLLALCFATAGILWLAIPAGQIPWVALLLAGSFGFYALIRKLAPMEALAGLALETLLLSPFALAYLFFCYTQNTLVFSELNSLQLGVLLGSGAATTIPLLWFAMGARQISMSLLGMLQYISPTLQFLCGSLLFGEALSITRLIGYSLVWIGVAIFLLAMRKKMQNK; translated from the coding sequence ATGTCGATTTCGGCAAAATTAAAAGGTTGGCACTATGCTTTTGCCTGTTATGCAATTTGGGGAACATTCCCGATTTATTGGTATCCGTTAAATAGTTCCGCTATGCCTGCGGATCAAATTTTAGCGCAGCGGATTGTATGGTCGGTAGTATTTGCCGTTTTTCTGTTAATTATTTTTAAGCAGGGCAGAGCGGTTTTGAGAGCCTTTACCAAACCTAAAATTCTGGCGATCTTTTTTCTTTCTTCTTTTTTAATTGCGCTTAACTGGTTAGTTTATCTGTGGGCGATTACCAATCATCATGTGCTTGATGCGAGCCTTGGTTATTTTATCAATCCGTTATTTAATGTTTTTTTAGGGCGGTTGGTTTTTAAAGAACGATTAAATAAGCCTCAGCTTCTGGCGCTATGCTTTGCTACCGCCGGTATTCTTTGGCTGGCAATTCCGGCAGGACAGATTCCTTGGGTGGCGTTATTATTAGCCGGTAGTTTCGGATTTTATGCCTTAATCCGTAAATTAGCGCCGATGGAGGCTTTAGCCGGGTTAGCTTTAGAGACTTTATTACTTTCGCCTTTTGCATTAGCTTATTTATTCTTTTGTTATACCCAAAACACGCTGGTTTTTTCCGAATTAAATTCATTGCAATTGGGCGTATTATTAGGCTCCGGAGCAGCAACTACCATTCCATTGCTTTGGTTTGCTATGGGGGCAAGACAAATCTCGATGTCATTACTCGGTATGTTGCAATATATTTCGCCGACTCTCCAGTTTCTTTGCGGATCTCTGCTTTTCGGTGAGGCGCTATCTATTACCCGATTGATCGGATATAGTTTGGTTTGGATTGGCGTTGCGATATTTTTGTTGGCGATGAGAAAGAAAATGCAAAATAAATAG
- the yihU gene encoding sulfolactaldehyde 3-reductase → MANIAFIGLGQMGAPMATNLLTKGHRLKVYDINSSAVDKLVEKGASAAKNPADAAKDADFVITMLPNGKLVENVLFDADTGVVNSIGTNALIIDMSTIHPFESDQIRTRLQSLNIEFMDAPVGRTSDNAIAGTLLILAGGTSQQVEKAHDILLCMGSEIVNTGGPGKGIRVKLINNFMSISLNALSAEAATLCEALELPFDVAMQVMQGTPASKGHFTTTWPNKVLKGDLSPAFMIDLAHKDLGIALDVANQLHVPLSMGSASREIYSQARAMGRGKQDWTAILEHIRFCSGMKNNSLS, encoded by the coding sequence ATGGCAAATATTGCATTTATAGGGCTGGGTCAAATGGGGGCTCCTATGGCCACAAATTTATTAACAAAAGGACATCGGTTAAAGGTATATGATATTAACTCTTCGGCAGTAGACAAGTTGGTGGAAAAAGGTGCGTCAGCTGCCAAGAATCCTGCTGACGCGGCAAAGGATGCGGATTTTGTTATCACGATGCTGCCAAATGGAAAGTTGGTTGAAAATGTCCTTTTTGATGCCGATACCGGCGTTGTAAATTCAATCGGTACTAATGCTTTAATTATTGATATGTCAACGATTCATCCTTTTGAAAGCGATCAAATTCGAACTCGATTACAGTCATTAAATATTGAATTTATGGATGCCCCTGTAGGCCGTACTTCTGATAACGCTATTGCAGGAACCTTGCTTATTTTAGCCGGCGGCACAAGCCAACAGGTAGAAAAAGCCCATGATATTTTACTTTGTATGGGATCCGAAATAGTGAATACCGGTGGTCCGGGTAAAGGAATTAGAGTGAAATTAATTAACAATTTTATGAGTATTTCTTTAAATGCATTATCGGCGGAAGCGGCGACTTTATGCGAAGCACTTGAATTGCCTTTTGATGTCGCAATGCAAGTAATGCAGGGAACACCGGCAAGCAAGGGACATTTTACCACAACCTGGCCAAATAAAGTTTTGAAAGGTGATTTGTCGCCAGCATTTATGATTGATTTAGCACACAAAGATCTTGGTATTGCGTTGGATGTTGCAAATCAGTTACACGTTCCGCTTTCAATGGGGTCGGCATCAAGAGAAATCTATAGCCAGGCCAGAGCTATGGGAAGAGGAAAACAAGATTGGACAGCAATTCTGGAACATATTCGTTTTTGTTCGGGAATGAAAAATAATTCACTTTCGTAG
- a CDS encoding aldolase encodes MEKYTVKDIARASGGFSMLAVDQREAMRLMFAAAGMPHADKDITEFKVNAAKILSPYASAVLVDNQFCYKQIVEQQAISPKSSMIVAADQFIPGNGIPVDNVCIDKAINPFEARKNGAKALKLLVLWRQDEDAEQRKAMVKEFNEICHSAGLVSIIEPVVRPPRIGDKFDREQVIIDAAKELGDSGADLYKGEMPLFGKGDSKALLDAAKRLNDQINMPWVILSSGVEANLFCRAVRIAMQAGASGFLAGRAVWSSVIGLPDTNLMLQDISVPRLQHLGDIVDELMASR; translated from the coding sequence ATGGAAAAATATACCGTTAAAGATATTGCCAGAGCTTCGGGCGGTTTCTCAATGTTGGCCGTGGATCAACGTGAAGCGATGCGATTAATGTTTGCTGCGGCGGGTATGCCCCATGCGGATAAAGACATTACAGAGTTTAAAGTCAATGCTGCCAAAATTCTTTCCCCTTATGCCTCGGCCGTGCTTGTAGATAATCAATTTTGCTATAAACAAATTGTTGAACAACAGGCAATCTCGCCTAAATCTTCGATGATTGTTGCCGCAGATCAGTTTATTCCCGGCAACGGTATTCCGGTAGATAACGTATGTATCGATAAAGCAATCAATCCTTTTGAGGCCAGAAAAAACGGAGCAAAAGCATTAAAGCTACTAGTGTTATGGCGTCAGGATGAGGATGCCGAACAACGTAAAGCGATGGTCAAAGAATTTAATGAAATCTGTCATTCTGCCGGCCTAGTCAGTATTATCGAGCCCGTTGTTCGCCCGCCAAGAATCGGTGATAAATTTGATCGGGAGCAGGTGATTATTGATGCGGCAAAAGAGCTGGGTGATTCCGGTGCGGATTTATATAAGGGTGAAATGCCTTTATTTGGTAAAGGTGATTCCAAAGCATTATTGGATGCGGCAAAACGTCTTAATGATCAAATCAATATGCCGTGGGTAATTTTATCTTCCGGGGTTGAAGCTAATTTATTTTGTCGCGCTGTCCGTATTGCAATGCAAGCCGGCGCTTCGGGATTCTTAGCCGGTCGGGCGGTATGGTCCTCCGTTATCGGCTTGCCTGATACAAATCTAATGTTACAAGATATTTCAGTTCCTAGATTGCAACATTTAGGCGATATTGTTGATGAATTAATGGCATCAAGATAA
- a CDS encoding MmcQ/YjbR family DNA-binding protein has protein sequence MAKQDLKRHIFDYVLTQYGSEAEYLWKSYPDFAVFRHQDNRKWYAIVMNVEKEKLGLAGSGKINVMNVKCSPEMLSLFLAQEGFLPAYHMNKSHWLTIRLDGSVDKETVCFLLNGSFDLTATKQVKKKLGIMRYSEWIVPANPKYYDVENELHEGKEIFWKQSNNVDVDDIVYIYVTEPTAAIRYKCLVLEVNIPYKYRHEELQIKRVMKIRCLKEYDRKLFTRDKMAQFGVSAVRGPRHMPYSLKREIDNLTNDEVSV, from the coding sequence ATGGCAAAACAAGATTTAAAACGACATATTTTTGATTATGTGCTTACCCAATACGGTTCGGAAGCGGAATATTTGTGGAAAAGTTATCCTGATTTTGCGGTATTTCGTCATCAGGATAATCGCAAATGGTATGCCATTGTTATGAATGTGGAGAAAGAAAAGTTAGGGCTTGCCGGTAGCGGAAAAATAAATGTGATGAATGTGAAGTGCAGCCCTGAAATGCTGAGTCTGTTTTTAGCGCAAGAGGGTTTTTTACCTGCTTACCACATGAATAAATCGCATTGGCTAACCATTCGTTTAGACGGTTCAGTGGATAAAGAAACCGTTTGTTTTTTACTGAACGGCAGTTTTGATTTGACGGCGACCAAACAAGTGAAAAAGAAATTGGGTATTATGCGCTATTCAGAGTGGATTGTACCTGCCAACCCCAAATATTATGATGTAGAGAATGAGCTGCATGAGGGCAAGGAAATTTTTTGGAAGCAAAGTAATAATGTGGACGTGGACGATATCGTTTATATTTATGTGACAGAACCTACGGCGGCAATTCGTTATAAATGTTTAGTGCTGGAAGTAAATATTCCGTACAAATACCGGCATGAGGAATTACAAATTAAGCGGGTGATGAAAATTCGTTGTTTAAAAGAATATGACAGAAAGTTGTTCACCAGAGATAAAATGGCGCAATTCGGCGTTTCGGCCGTGAGAGGTCCGCGCCATATGCCTTATAGTTTAAAGCGGGAAATTGATAATTTGACAAATGATGAGGTAAGCGTTTAA
- a CDS encoding DeoR/GlpR family DNA-binding transcription regulator has protein sequence MNYTGLTGNPRHDKLIALVISNGYISNEELASQLGVTTQTIRRDIRALSQQGLVSRHHGGAGKIPSLINTDFSIRETTHIEEKKLIAQAIADYIPDGSTIFITIGTTVEYIAKALENKNNIRIITNSLRVANSLYQNKNLEVITVGGIVRSHNSGIVSPDALTFISHFRADYLITSVGAIAEDGTLLDFDINEVSMVKAMKANSKKVIVALDRSKFFTSAAVELLNLKDVSDIFTDDLPPVSIVNMIKQHKVKLHIAKGEKTDIV, from the coding sequence ATGAATTATACTGGCTTAACTGGAAATCCTAGACATGATAAATTAATTGCATTAGTTATCTCCAACGGATATATAAGTAACGAAGAATTAGCAAGCCAATTAGGCGTCACAACTCAAACTATCCGGCGCGACATCAGAGCGCTCAGCCAACAGGGGTTAGTTTCTCGTCATCATGGTGGAGCAGGGAAAATCCCAAGTCTTATTAATACGGATTTTTCCATACGAGAAACCACTCACATTGAAGAAAAAAAACTTATCGCACAGGCTATCGCCGACTATATTCCTGACGGTTCAACAATTTTCATCACAATCGGCACCACGGTTGAATATATTGCAAAAGCATTGGAAAATAAAAATAACATCAGGATTATTACAAATAGTCTAAGAGTCGCTAATTCGCTTTATCAAAACAAAAACCTGGAAGTGATTACCGTAGGCGGTATTGTTCGATCTCACAACAGCGGCATTGTCAGCCCTGACGCACTTACTTTTATCAGTCATTTCAGAGCTGATTATTTAATTACCAGCGTCGGCGCCATCGCGGAAGACGGAACCTTATTGGATTTTGATATCAATGAAGTATCAATGGTTAAGGCTATGAAAGCAAATTCCAAGAAAGTCATCGTGGCGCTTGATAGATCTAAATTCTTCACCTCTGCCGCCGTAGAGCTTTTAAACCTAAAAGATGTTTCCGATATATTTACCGATGATCTCCCGCCGGTCTCTATTGTAAATATGATCAAACAGCATAAAGTTAAGCTGCATATCGCAAAAGGCGAGAAAACCGATATTGTATAG